The following are from one region of the Girardinichthys multiradiatus isolate DD_20200921_A chromosome 9, DD_fGirMul_XY1, whole genome shotgun sequence genome:
- the LOC124874239 gene encoding putative claudin-24, protein MDLLSVETREAGRSMEAPTCILELLGMLVYVGAWLCALASTILPQWLTMSTSLLPIESYDLGLWETCVVQDIGGIECRSYDSLLGLSNDLKLARILMCTALTVGLLGILVAIPGLHLIKSCKDYDGHQTKRTLTITGGVLGMMSGVLCLVPVSYIAHMAVVHFFDEKVPDVVPRWEFGDALFCGWAAGFLLVVAGLIMVTSSRCSQVERHPVPQRRSQAKSTDRNRRKHSEYV, encoded by the coding sequence ATGGATCTCTTGAGTGTGGAGACAAGAGAGGCAGGAAGAAGTATGGAGGCGCCCACCTGCATTTTGGAGCTGTTGGGGATGCTGGTCTATGTTGGGGCATGGCTTTGCGCTTTGGCAAGCACTATCCTACCGCAGTGGCTTACTATGTCCACCTCTCTGCTGCCGATAGAGAGCTACGATCTGGGACTGTGGGAGACCTGTGTTGTTCAGGACATTGGAGGCATTGAGTGTAGGTCCTACGACAGCCTGTTGGGCCTTTCTAATGACCTTAAACTGGCCCGCATCTTGATGTGCACTGCCCTCACTGTGGGTTTGCTGGGAATTCTGGTGGCGATACCTGGGCTTCACCTGATTAAGAGCTGCAAAGACTATGACGGCCATCAAACCAAGAGGACTCTGACAATCACAGGAGGGGTGCTGGGGATGATGTCTGGGGTGCTCTGTCTGGTCCCTGTGTCCTACATCGCCCATATGGCGGTGGTGCATTTCTTTGACGAGAAGGTACCTGATGTGGTGCCTCGGTGGGAGTTTGGAGACGCCTTGTTCTGTGGCTGGGCAGCAGGATTCCTCCTCGTGGTGGCCGGGCTGATCATGGTGACCTCCAGCCGATGCTCCCAGGTGGAACGCCACCCTGTGCCACAGAGGAGGAGCCAAGCGAAGAGCACGGACCGTAACCGCAGAAAACACTCAGAGTATGTTTAA
- the cldn34a gene encoding claudin-34, translating into MIYVAHTAHWQFLGLLSGCLAWLFIMTTTGINEWRLWYVDDVSIITSGIAWVGIWRACFYSHVLPETENCQSINISDSFIPTEIQMAQVLMMLAVIFGLLGNITAALAMRMAYFSVEDHRYMRMSFVLAGALCLVTAVFSLVPLLWNMASVLNNSTIDFPPEFNLPVAPVRQSVGAAIIMGILASTLMLVSGAIFLCYKYSMQSLEQTTDPLNGPWTVTTLPKKSELRNGDSYGMDNLGFHSEEIS; encoded by the coding sequence ATGATTTACGTAGCTCACACAGCACACTGGCAGTTCCTGGGACTTCTGTCTGGGTGCCTGGCATGGCTGTTCATCATGACAACAACTGGCATCAATGAGTGGCGGCTTTGGTATGTGGACGACGTGTCCATCATCACCTCAGGCATAGCCTGGGTGGGTATCTGGAGGGCGTGCTTTTACAGCCATGTCCTTCCAGAGACTGAGAACTGTCAGTCCATCAATATCTCAGACAGCTTCATCCCAACAGAGATCCAAATGGCACAGGTCCTGATGATGCTGGCAGTGATCTTTGGCCTGTTGGGCAACATTACCGCAGCTCTGGCCATGAGGATGGCCTACTTCTCTGTGGAGGACCACAGGTACATGAGGATGAGCTTTGTGCTGGCTGGGGCTCTGTGTTTGGTCACAGCAGTGTTCTCCTTGGTGCCTCTGCTGTGGAACATGGCTTCTGTTCTGAACAACAGCACCATAGACTTTCCTCCTGAGTTCAACCTCCCTGTTgctcctgtccggcagagtgtTGGAGCAGCAATCATAATGGGCATCTTGGCTTCTACCCTAATGCTTGTAAGTGGGGCAATCTTCCTCTGCTACAAGTATTCAATGCAGTCCCTGGAGCAAACCACTGACCCGCTCAACGGTCCCTGGACAGTAACAACACTGCCGAAGAAGTCTGAGCTGCGAAATGGAGACAGCTATGGGATGGATAATCTGGGGTTCCACAGTGAAGAAATCTCATGA